The following coding sequences lie in one Miscanthus floridulus cultivar M001 chromosome 9, ASM1932011v1, whole genome shotgun sequence genomic window:
- the LOC136479912 gene encoding uncharacterized protein — MLEDYRRNNQSNFMVEQMVLIDFQKLLQSMQKDMKMYPLSNIDDTYDASSDIPREIFEKVSIEANEDDMALQKKIVVATTTSGVAASIMPDGRTAHSRFNIPLTIDNGAFCNFTKQSGTTKLLRASSLIIWDKATMTKRQSVKALDNSLHDIMDRPELSFGGKTVVFGRDFRQVLPVVRRGSRAQIVGASLRMSYLWGSMRHLKLVRNMRAKSDPWFAAYLLCIGGGSEEVSGDDEIRLPHNICVPHTGEDSDLDIVIDCIFPNLDANMSSKDYITSRAILSMRND, encoded by the exons ATGTTGGAGGACTACAGGCGCAACAATCAATCCAACTTCAtggtggagcagatggtcctcatAGATTTTCAAAAATTGCTACAATCTATGCAGAAGGATATGAAGATGTACCCACTTTCTAATATCGATGACACATATGACGCATCTTCTGATATTCCTAGAGAGATTTTTGAGAAGGTTAGCATTGAGGCAAACGAGGATGATATGGCTCT CCAGAAAAAGATTGTCGTGGCAACAACTACATCTGGTGTTGCGGCCTCAATAATGCCTGATGGCAGAACTGCCCACTCACGCTTCAATATTCCCCTCACCATTGATAATGGGGCCTTCTGCAACTTCACAAAACAGAGTGGTACTACCAAGCTACTTCGAGCATCATCTCTCATCATTTGGGACAAGGCTACCATGACAAAGAGGCAGTCTGTCAAGGCGCTGGACAATAGTCTCCATGATATAATGGACCGACCTGAGCTGTCGTTCGGAGGGAAGACCGTGGTGTTCGGTAGAGATTTTAGACAGGTTCTTCCCGTTGTTCGAAGAGGGTCGAGAGCTCAGATAGTCGGTGCCTCGCTGCGGATGTCGTACCTTTGGGGTTCCATGCGACATCTAAAACTGGTGCGCAACATGAGGGCAAAGAGTGACCCGTGGTTTGCAGCATACCTATTGTGCATCGGTGGAGGTTCTGAGGAGGTGAGTGGTGATGATGAAATCCGTCTTCCTCATAATATATGTGTACCACACACCGGGGAAGATAGTGATCTTGATATTGTAATTGATTGCATATTCCCTAACCTCGATGCAAATATGTCAAGCAAAGATTATATCACCTCCCGAGCGATATTATCTATGAGAAACGACTAG